From the Chloroflexus aurantiacus J-10-fl genome, one window contains:
- a CDS encoding PPOX class F420-dependent oxidoreductase — protein MAEQTVPYFANLYRHEYANLITFRKNGQPVVTPVWFAERNGKIYVMTTASAGKVKRIRNNPQVEIGPSDRAGKPLGPTVPARARILPPDEARIARDALDDKYGLMKAMFDFFMNIRGVERAWIEIAPLVDTVVE, from the coding sequence GTGGCTGAGCAAACAGTACCATATTTCGCAAATCTTTACCGGCACGAGTACGCAAATTTAATCACGTTCCGTAAAAACGGCCAGCCGGTGGTGACGCCGGTCTGGTTTGCGGAACGAAACGGCAAAATCTACGTGATGACGACCGCCAGTGCAGGCAAGGTCAAGCGCATCCGCAACAACCCCCAGGTCGAGATTGGCCCGTCCGACCGGGCCGGGAAGCCGCTCGGCCCAACCGTGCCGGCACGGGCACGCATCCTGCCTCCCGACGAGGCCCGCATCGCTCGGGATGCGCTTGATGATAAATACGGTCTGATGAAGGCGATGTTTGATTTCTTTATGAACATACGAGGGGTTGAACGGGCCTGGATCGAGATCGCGCCGCTGGTAGATACGGTGGTTGAATAA
- the rsmA gene encoding 16S rRNA (adenine(1518)-N(6)/adenine(1519)-N(6))-dimethyltransferase RsmA, which yields MNPYLNPQRIRAALRALNLRPTRGMGQNFLLDGQVLATIVDEAKLNASDAVVEVGPGLGVLTWELVQRAGRVICVELDRRLADRLAAEFRDQSHLYLIQGDVLKVAPSDLLARAAATPPYKLVANIPYAITAPLLRHFLEATTPPDLSILLVQWEVAERICAGPGDYSVLAHAVQLYAEPTIVARVPAASFFPAPAVDSAILRLVRRPQLAVAVDDVNALFRLIKAGFLHARKQLGNALPGGLAALGVTVSREHVVQALHAAGIDPQRRAETVTLAEWAKLLAVLSESGV from the coding sequence GTGAATCCATATCTGAATCCACAACGCATTCGTGCTGCCCTGCGGGCGCTCAATCTGCGCCCGACCCGTGGCATGGGGCAGAACTTTCTCCTCGATGGTCAGGTACTGGCAACGATTGTGGATGAGGCGAAACTCAATGCTTCTGATGCTGTCGTCGAAGTCGGGCCGGGCCTCGGTGTGTTGACGTGGGAGCTGGTGCAGCGTGCCGGGCGGGTGATCTGTGTTGAACTGGATCGCCGGCTTGCCGACCGGCTGGCCGCTGAGTTCCGCGATCAGTCTCATCTCTATCTGATCCAGGGTGATGTTTTGAAGGTTGCGCCTTCCGATCTGCTGGCGCGGGCTGCTGCTACGCCACCGTACAAACTGGTTGCGAATATCCCATACGCCATCACCGCCCCGCTGCTGCGCCATTTTCTTGAGGCGACCACCCCACCCGACCTGAGCATCTTGCTGGTGCAGTGGGAGGTTGCCGAACGTATCTGCGCCGGCCCCGGCGATTACAGCGTCCTGGCGCACGCGGTGCAACTGTACGCCGAACCGACGATTGTGGCCCGCGTTCCGGCTGCCAGCTTTTTCCCGGCACCGGCGGTCGACTCGGCAATCCTGCGCCTCGTTCGCCGTCCGCAACTGGCGGTGGCAGTAGACGATGTGAATGCGCTGTTCCGGCTGATCAAAGCCGGGTTTCTTCATGCCCGCAAGCAGTTAGGGAATGCCCTGCCCGGTGGTCTGGCCGCACTTGGGGTAACGGTTAGCCGTGAACACGTCGTGCAGGCGCTTCACGCCGCCGGTATCGATCCGCAACGCCGTGCCGAAACGGTAACCCTGGCGGAATGGGCAAAATTGCTCGCTGTGTTGTCCGAATCGGGGGTATAG
- the mdh gene encoding malate dehydrogenase — translation MRKKISIIGAGFVGSTTAHWLAAKELGDIVLLDFVEGVPQGKALDLYEASPIEGFDVRVTGTNNYADTANSDVIVVTSGAPRKPGMSREDLIKVNADITRACISQAAPLSPNAVIIMVNNPLDAMTYLAAEVSGFPKERVIGQAGVLDAARYRTFIAMEAGVSVEDVQAMLMGGHGDEMVPLPRFSTISGIPVSEFIAPDRLAQIVERTRKGGGEIVNLLKTGSAYYAPAAATAQMVEAVLKDKKRVMPVAAYLTGQYGLNDIYFGVPVILGAGGVEKILELPLNEEEMALLNASAKAVRATLDTLKSL, via the coding sequence ATGCGCAAGAAGATTAGTATTATCGGGGCAGGATTTGTCGGTTCGACGACAGCTCACTGGCTGGCCGCTAAAGAATTAGGTGACATTGTTCTGCTTGATTTTGTCGAGGGTGTGCCTCAAGGCAAGGCTCTCGATCTCTACGAGGCATCACCAATTGAAGGGTTTGATGTTCGGGTGACCGGCACGAACAACTACGCCGATACTGCCAACTCGGATGTCATCGTTGTTACGTCAGGTGCTCCGCGCAAGCCGGGCATGAGCCGTGAGGATTTGATCAAGGTCAACGCCGACATCACCCGTGCCTGTATCAGTCAGGCTGCCCCGCTCTCGCCGAATGCCGTGATTATCATGGTCAATAATCCTCTGGATGCGATGACCTATCTGGCGGCGGAGGTTAGTGGCTTCCCCAAAGAGCGTGTCATTGGTCAGGCCGGCGTCCTCGATGCGGCCCGCTATCGCACCTTCATTGCCATGGAGGCGGGTGTTTCGGTTGAAGATGTTCAGGCGATGCTGATGGGTGGTCACGGCGATGAGATGGTACCGCTGCCCCGGTTTTCAACCATTAGCGGTATTCCGGTGAGCGAGTTCATTGCGCCTGATCGTCTGGCTCAGATTGTTGAGCGCACCCGGAAGGGTGGTGGCGAGATTGTGAATCTGCTGAAGACCGGCAGTGCGTATTATGCTCCCGCCGCCGCCACAGCGCAGATGGTCGAAGCGGTGCTCAAAGACAAGAAGCGGGTCATGCCGGTGGCAGCCTACCTGACCGGTCAGTACGGCCTGAATGATATTTACTTTGGTGTACCGGTGATCCTCGGTGCCGGTGGAGTAGAGAAAATTCTCGAATTGCCGCTCAACGAAGAGGAGATGGCACTGCTGAACGCATCGGCGAAAGCGGTACGTGCCACCCTCGACACGCTGAAGTCTCTCTAA
- a CDS encoding GAF domain-containing sensor histidine kinase — translation MTSPAKSSTAASSSSQRSLSAWSPLGGERFYAAARWVLIILLGVVTQFLTNGGLWPVTDEIGPLEGIFWLYVGFALVFTVLAFLQFAAGLVSISYLFDIAFISLMTFFGGERIVIFFPLYLVPLTYAAIRQSRSVSLLSGLLAAVAYMAAFIAWRRLIAPEALMTLLDYVALALRGTTLAIVPWVTGNLAERQSEFNRERVTQAQRDAEQALSEARAYRDQMRSLYRVALTLGSTANYRQVLDTLLQESQKIVPYRAGIVLLSSGQPNELYVAFGSNLAPGDLNRSLKMDTGLAAALRANTAQVITSFTQFPSLQQLGSLRTCKAAALLPLQAGMRVYGLFVVATDQTLTTDQVEMLMALANYAIVALHNAQLIYDLKEEREKLLSHEEEVRHQLARDLHDGPAQAMAVITMKAEFIKRLLERDPAQALAELDELSSIAKRTNYEVRTMLFELRPLMLETQGLKVTLEQYLDRLRAKAGNTAIVLEGTDIDKVRLGSKVEGALFNMIQESVTNAIKHAKANHIWVRLRRLNDQMLEVVIQDDGVGFDKAAVLKSYERRGSFGLLNIDERARLVGGRAEIDSTPGKGTQITIFVPIES, via the coding sequence ATGACCAGTCCGGCAAAATCATCAACCGCTGCTTCTTCGTCATCGCAACGATCACTGTCTGCCTGGAGTCCGCTGGGTGGTGAGCGTTTCTATGCTGCTGCCCGCTGGGTGTTGATCATATTGCTCGGTGTCGTAACCCAATTTTTGACCAATGGCGGTTTGTGGCCTGTTACCGATGAGATTGGCCCGTTAGAGGGCATTTTCTGGCTGTACGTCGGCTTCGCGCTGGTTTTCACCGTTCTGGCCTTTTTACAGTTTGCCGCCGGTCTGGTGAGTATTTCATACCTGTTTGATATCGCATTCATTTCGCTAATGACCTTTTTCGGTGGCGAGCGGATCGTCATCTTTTTCCCCTTGTACCTGGTACCGCTTACCTATGCTGCGATCCGTCAGTCGCGCTCGGTGAGCCTCCTTTCTGGCTTATTAGCTGCGGTGGCATACATGGCTGCCTTCATCGCATGGCGGCGGCTGATCGCGCCTGAAGCGTTGATGACGTTACTCGACTACGTGGCATTGGCTTTGCGTGGAACGACGCTGGCGATTGTGCCGTGGGTGACCGGCAATCTGGCGGAGCGGCAGAGCGAGTTCAATCGGGAACGGGTGACTCAGGCTCAACGCGATGCTGAGCAGGCGCTCAGCGAAGCCCGTGCCTATCGCGATCAGATGCGTTCGTTGTACCGGGTAGCGTTGACGCTGGGCAGTACTGCCAATTATCGACAGGTGTTAGATACGCTGCTGCAAGAGAGTCAGAAAATTGTGCCGTACCGGGCCGGGATCGTTCTGCTCTCTTCGGGCCAACCGAATGAATTGTATGTCGCTTTTGGTTCAAATCTGGCCCCAGGCGATTTGAATCGGTCGTTAAAAATGGATACCGGCCTGGCTGCGGCCCTCCGTGCCAATACCGCTCAAGTTATTACATCGTTTACACAATTTCCCTCGTTGCAACAACTTGGATCGCTGCGCACCTGTAAAGCGGCTGCCTTGCTGCCGTTGCAGGCTGGTATGCGGGTGTATGGATTGTTTGTCGTTGCGACTGATCAGACGCTCACTACCGACCAGGTTGAGATGTTGATGGCGCTGGCCAATTATGCGATTGTGGCCTTGCATAACGCACAGCTCATCTATGATCTGAAAGAAGAACGCGAAAAGTTGCTCTCGCATGAAGAAGAGGTTCGCCATCAATTGGCCCGTGATCTGCACGATGGCCCGGCCCAGGCTATGGCAGTGATTACGATGAAAGCTGAGTTTATCAAGCGGCTGCTTGAACGCGACCCGGCGCAGGCGCTGGCTGAACTCGATGAGCTGAGCAGTATTGCCAAGCGTACCAATTACGAGGTGCGCACGATGCTGTTTGAATTGCGTCCGTTGATGCTGGAAACGCAGGGCTTGAAAGTTACCCTCGAACAGTACCTCGACCGCCTGCGGGCCAAAGCCGGCAATACGGCAATTGTGCTTGAAGGAACCGATATTGATAAAGTTCGCCTCGGTTCAAAAGTTGAAGGTGCGCTCTTTAATATGATCCAGGAATCGGTAACCAATGCCATCAAACATGCGAAAGCAAACCACATTTGGGTTCGCTTACGACGCTTGAACGATCAAATGCTTGAAGTGGTGATTCAAGATGATGGGGTTGGTTTTGACAAGGCGGCGGTACTTAAATCGTATGAACGGCGCGGTAGCTTTGGCCTGCTGAATATCGATGAGCGTGCCCGTCTGGTGGGTGGCCGGGCTGAGATTGATTCGACCCCTGGCAAAGGCACACAGATTACCATTTTTGTTCCGATTGAGTCGTGA